In a single window of the Caulobacter soli genome:
- a CDS encoding GNAT family N-acetyltransferase, whose product MSVTIRPSTDADIAAITAIYGWNVLNGLGTFEEIPPDQAEMGRRRAAFLAKGLPYLVAEQDGAVLGYAYAGPFRLRAAYRYTVEDSVYVGPDAVGKGVGKALLAALIAACEALGLRQMCAVIGDSGNAASVGLHASLGFTQKGVFPDMGYKFGRWVDLVWMQRPLNGGGAREPDAPGMELSGV is encoded by the coding sequence ATGAGCGTGACCATTCGTCCCTCGACGGACGCCGACATCGCGGCGATCACCGCCATCTACGGCTGGAACGTCCTGAACGGCCTGGGCACCTTCGAGGAGATTCCCCCGGACCAGGCCGAGATGGGCCGCCGCCGCGCGGCCTTCCTCGCCAAGGGCCTGCCCTATCTGGTCGCCGAGCAGGACGGCGCGGTGCTGGGCTATGCCTACGCCGGCCCGTTCCGCTTGAGGGCCGCCTATCGCTACACGGTCGAGGACAGCGTCTATGTCGGCCCCGACGCGGTCGGCAAGGGCGTGGGCAAGGCCCTGCTGGCGGCCCTGATCGCGGCCTGCGAGGCCCTAGGCCTGCGCCAGATGTGCGCGGTGATCGGCGACAGCGGCAACGCCGCCTCCGTCGGCCTGCACGCGTCGCTGGGCTTTACGCAGAAGGGCGTCTTCCCGGACATGGGCTACAAGTTCGGCCGCTGGGTCGACCTGGTCTGGATGCAGCGCCCGCTGAACGGCGGCGGCGCGCGCGAACCCGATGCGCCCGGGATGGAGCTGAGCGGGGTCTAG
- a CDS encoding sialidase family protein encodes MIKRLVAGVVVLLLTTGAASGLEGDVPYDIAPGLFQQDQPDLGLKRAPGTETFTIFAPTAKTDRFSNGVVLIPFKGRLYAQWQSSAQDEDSADTWVAYSVSGDGRTWSAPRALAPAGENGVMRSSGGWWTDGRVLVAYANVWPEGFQSGAGGYAEYRTSRDGRTWSAPRRVTGADGHPVEGVIEQDPHLIDGRVMTAFHLRPGMVAKPFFTDDPLGVAGWTEGRMANLPRDVASDTAAPHERRLSREIEPSLFRRADGCVVMVFRDEALSFRQLAAQSCDRGVTWTTPALTAMPDSRAKQSAGNLPDGAAYLVNAPNGDRVRMPLAVTVSADGRLFDRSWLLRGRDDLQPLRFEGRYKRPGYHYPKSVVWKDHLYVGYSANKEDVQVTRVPLTSLAAPRRP; translated from the coding sequence ATGATCAAGAGGCTGGTGGCGGGCGTCGTGGTGCTGCTCCTGACAACGGGCGCCGCATCGGGGCTGGAAGGCGATGTGCCATACGACATCGCGCCAGGCCTCTTTCAGCAAGACCAGCCGGATCTGGGGCTCAAGCGGGCGCCGGGCACGGAGACGTTCACGATCTTCGCGCCCACGGCCAAGACCGATCGCTTCAGCAACGGCGTGGTGCTGATCCCCTTCAAGGGGCGGCTATATGCTCAGTGGCAGAGCTCGGCCCAGGACGAGGATTCCGCCGACACCTGGGTCGCCTACAGCGTCAGCGGCGACGGCCGAACCTGGAGCGCGCCCAGGGCGCTGGCGCCGGCCGGAGAGAACGGCGTGATGCGGTCCAGCGGCGGCTGGTGGACGGACGGGCGGGTCCTGGTCGCCTACGCCAATGTCTGGCCCGAGGGCTTCCAGTCGGGCGCGGGCGGTTATGCCGAGTACCGCACCAGCCGGGATGGCCGCACCTGGAGCGCGCCGCGTCGCGTGACCGGGGCGGACGGCCATCCCGTCGAGGGCGTGATCGAGCAGGATCCGCATCTGATCGACGGGCGGGTGATGACGGCCTTCCACCTGCGCCCGGGCATGGTCGCCAAACCCTTCTTCACCGACGATCCGCTGGGCGTCGCGGGCTGGACCGAGGGGCGGATGGCCAATCTGCCGCGCGACGTGGCCAGCGACACCGCCGCGCCGCATGAGCGCCGGCTAAGCCGCGAGATCGAGCCCAGCCTGTTCCGCCGCGCCGACGGCTGCGTCGTCATGGTGTTCCGCGACGAGGCGCTGAGCTTTCGCCAACTGGCGGCGCAAAGCTGCGATCGGGGCGTGACCTGGACCACGCCCGCCCTGACGGCCATGCCCGACTCTCGCGCCAAGCAGAGCGCCGGCAACCTGCCGGACGGCGCGGCCTATCTGGTCAATGCGCCCAACGGCGATCGCGTACGGATGCCGCTGGCCGTCACCGTCAGCGCGGACGGCCGGCTTTTCGATCGCAGCTGGCTGCTGCGCGGTCGCGACGACCTGCAGCCGCTGCGGTTCGAGGGGCGCTACAAGCGGCCGGGCTACCACTATCCCAAGAGCGTGGTCTGGAAGGACCATCTCTATGTCGGCTATTCGGCCAACAAGGAGGACGTTCAGGTGACGCGTGTTCCTCTGACGTCGCTCGCCGCGCCGAGGCGGCCGTGA
- a CDS encoding TonB-dependent receptor — MKMNSTKGGARARLLTSTLLAGLATVAAPLAVTAIATAIPTLASAQDYSSGSLIGTVKDSAGVTVPDATVTVKSLDQGFTRTVTTDGVGQFRVPLIPIGGYSVSIAKEGYQPTSDGNVRVALGGSTAYSFTLTEVGGSVSEVIVTATANPQLDFAATTKGLSVDMETLTKQAPIARSLTAVTQLAPGVVVGSAARVGTAPNAANFGGQPSVGGGSVAENAFYINGLNITNFDNYIGAAEVPFDFYKSIEVKTGGYPAEFGRATGGVINAVTKSGSNDFKFAVHGNFEMDGLREDSPDTYIINNHRGGRSDKSGTFEVSGPIIKDHLFFYVLNQQREQKQQTAYNTLGQYAVDKSNDPFWGAKIDAYITDRQRVELTYFDTQKTIDRTAYAYTSATDTIGAQLPSTVFRQGGVNYVARYTGTFTDWFTLSAAYGKNRDSNSVLPTNTVDPLVQEDYTTGSLNTISSQKQGTIESRKTLREFYRVDGDFYFKLLGDHHVRTGYDHEKTTLNHASIDTGPGAGGTGTAYVYHQGTGADDAFGVPDGVNYVEVSTNRFGGAPVHGVNAAWYVQDAWDITSTVSLQLGIRNDKFTLDNLLGQQVLNLKNNWGPRIGVTWDPVGEGKDKVSASFGRYYIPPASNLSYRGADLGYSAFFYAPGYDVNAPSTTPNFTRAPNGAPTALGTQITNGTNPGLDAGTLVGCPTGTVVAGTAGADGCTVAFGLGIAEPAYSKAAVGIKASQEDEYTVGYERQFTDLWKGGVNLTYRKLNRISEDTTLDPFVRAWCAKNVTGQVLTACNNIWNNSWQYIVFNPGEDLTINLRQPDSRVNSPTDVAAAAALPKTLTFSKQDLNFPAPKREYIGLEFTFERAFDGKWGLKGSYTLSESKGNYEGTVLSDNAQADAGSTVLYDFVGLTDFQYGLLPNHHAHQFKVFGSYAVTDNLMFGANARVISPKHQGCLGVHPTDGPSKAYQAASRWCKTFDANGNQIAPSSPRPRGEGLDTDWETTLDLSVRYTVPEKIMALGGNLVLRADIFNVLNSDAITSREERGEGNGSVYRKQYGYPIAYQEPRYVRLGFDLDF; from the coding sequence GGCCACCGTCGCCGCGCCGCTGGCGGTCACCGCGATCGCCACCGCGATCCCGACCCTGGCCAGCGCCCAGGACTACAGCTCGGGCTCGCTGATCGGCACCGTGAAGGATTCGGCCGGCGTCACCGTTCCGGACGCGACCGTCACCGTGAAGTCGCTTGACCAAGGCTTCACCCGCACCGTCACCACCGACGGCGTCGGCCAATTCCGCGTTCCCCTGATCCCGATCGGCGGCTACTCGGTCTCGATCGCCAAGGAAGGCTACCAGCCGACCAGCGACGGCAACGTCCGCGTCGCCCTGGGTGGTTCGACCGCTTACTCGTTCACGCTGACGGAAGTCGGCGGCTCGGTCAGCGAAGTGATCGTCACGGCCACGGCCAACCCGCAGCTGGACTTCGCCGCGACGACCAAGGGTCTGAGCGTCGACATGGAAACCCTGACCAAGCAGGCGCCGATCGCGCGCTCGCTGACCGCGGTGACCCAACTGGCTCCCGGCGTCGTCGTCGGCAGCGCCGCGCGCGTGGGCACCGCCCCGAACGCCGCGAACTTCGGTGGCCAGCCCTCGGTCGGCGGTGGTTCGGTCGCTGAAAACGCGTTCTACATCAACGGCCTGAACATCACGAACTTCGACAACTACATCGGCGCCGCTGAAGTGCCGTTCGACTTCTACAAGTCGATCGAAGTGAAGACCGGCGGCTATCCCGCCGAGTTCGGCCGCGCCACGGGCGGCGTCATCAACGCCGTCACCAAGTCGGGCTCCAACGACTTCAAGTTCGCCGTGCACGGCAACTTCGAAATGGACGGCCTGCGCGAAGACTCGCCGGACACCTACATCATCAACAACCACCGTGGGGGTCGCTCGGACAAGAGCGGCACGTTCGAAGTCAGCGGCCCGATCATCAAGGATCACCTGTTCTTCTACGTGCTGAACCAACAGCGCGAACAGAAGCAACAGACCGCCTACAACACGCTGGGCCAATACGCCGTCGACAAGTCGAACGACCCGTTCTGGGGCGCTAAGATCGACGCGTACATCACCGACCGTCAGCGCGTCGAACTGACCTATTTCGACACCCAGAAGACGATCGATCGTACGGCCTACGCCTACACCTCGGCCACCGACACCATCGGCGCCCAACTGCCGTCGACCGTGTTCCGTCAAGGCGGCGTGAACTATGTCGCCCGCTACACCGGCACGTTCACCGACTGGTTCACCCTGTCGGCCGCCTACGGCAAGAACCGCGACTCCAACAGCGTCCTGCCGACCAACACCGTCGACCCGCTGGTCCAGGAAGACTACACGACCGGTTCGCTGAACACGATCAGCAGCCAGAAGCAAGGCACCATCGAAAGCCGTAAGACGCTGCGCGAATTCTACCGCGTCGATGGCGACTTCTACTTCAAGCTGCTGGGCGATCACCACGTCCGGACGGGTTACGACCACGAAAAGACGACCCTGAACCACGCCTCGATCGACACCGGTCCGGGCGCGGGCGGCACGGGCACCGCCTATGTCTACCACCAGGGCACGGGCGCCGACGACGCGTTCGGCGTTCCGGATGGCGTGAACTACGTGGAAGTCTCGACCAACCGCTTCGGCGGCGCGCCGGTCCACGGCGTGAACGCGGCCTGGTACGTCCAGGACGCCTGGGACATCACCTCGACGGTCAGCCTGCAACTGGGCATCCGCAACGACAAGTTCACCCTGGACAACCTCCTGGGTCAGCAAGTCCTGAACCTGAAGAACAACTGGGGCCCGCGCATCGGCGTGACCTGGGATCCGGTTGGCGAAGGCAAGGATAAGGTCTCGGCCTCGTTCGGTCGCTACTACATCCCGCCGGCGTCGAACCTCAGCTACCGCGGCGCCGACCTCGGCTACAGCGCGTTCTTCTACGCGCCGGGCTACGACGTGAACGCCCCCAGCACGACGCCGAACTTCACCCGGGCCCCGAACGGCGCTCCGACGGCTCTGGGCACCCAGATCACCAACGGCACCAACCCGGGTCTGGATGCGGGCACCCTGGTGGGCTGCCCCACCGGCACGGTCGTCGCCGGCACGGCGGGCGCTGATGGTTGTACGGTCGCCTTCGGTCTCGGCATCGCCGAGCCGGCCTATTCCAAGGCCGCCGTCGGTATCAAGGCTTCGCAAGAAGACGAGTACACCGTCGGTTACGAGCGTCAGTTCACCGACCTGTGGAAGGGCGGCGTGAACCTGACCTACCGCAAGCTGAACCGGATCTCGGAAGACACCACCCTGGACCCGTTCGTCCGCGCCTGGTGCGCCAAGAACGTGACCGGCCAAGTGTTGACCGCTTGTAACAACATCTGGAACAATTCCTGGCAGTACATCGTGTTCAACCCGGGTGAGGACCTGACGATCAATCTTCGTCAGCCCGACTCGCGCGTGAACTCGCCGACGGACGTGGCCGCCGCGGCCGCCCTGCCCAAGACGCTGACCTTCAGCAAGCAGGACCTGAACTTCCCGGCGCCGAAGCGCGAATATATCGGCCTGGAGTTCACCTTCGAGCGTGCTTTCGACGGCAAGTGGGGCCTGAAGGGCTCGTACACCCTGTCGGAAAGCAAGGGTAACTACGAAGGCACCGTCCTGTCCGACAACGCCCAGGCCGACGCTGGTTCGACCGTGCTGTACGACTTCGTCGGTCTGACCGACTTCCAGTACGGCCTGCTGCCGAACCACCACGCCCATCAGTTCAAGGTGTTCGGCTCCTACGCCGTCACCGACAACCTGATGTTCGGCGCCAACGCCCGGGTCATCTCGCCGAAGCACCAAGGTTGCCTCGGCGTGCACCCGACCGACGGCCCGTCCAAGGCGTACCAAGCCGCTTCGCGTTGGTGTAAGACCTTCGACGCCAACGGCAACCAAATCGCTCCGAGCTCGCCGCGTCCGCGTGGCGAAGGCCTGGATACCGATTGGGAAACCACCCTCGACCTGTCGGTTCGCTACACCGTTCCGGAAAAGATCATGGCGCTGGGCGGCAACCTCGTCCTGCGTGCGGACATCTTCAACGTCCTGAACTCCGACGCGATCACCTCGCGCGAAGAGCGTGGCGAAGGTAACGGCAGCGTGTACCGCAAGCAGTACGGCTACCCGATCGCCTACCAAGAGCCGCGCTACGTGCGTCTCGGCTTCGACCTGGACTTCTAA
- the sppA gene encoding signal peptide peptidase SppA — protein sequence MKQFLMTVAGVFVGLVLFLVGVPFLLIVMAASAARPAPVPTHTVLQLDLRGGLPDQDSQNPFAAFGGGGGQSVMSIIETLRRAETDDKVEAVLVRLPEGGMAPASADELRLAFKHFRSVGKKPIFAHSQGLYPSGLVTSTYMLGSAASEFWMQPESSLQAVGASSEEMFFKRFFDKYGVKADYEQRYEYKNAVNPYLYSDYTPAHRESALSWMGSVYTTALTTAAQDRKIEPAALIKAIEAGPYSAEEAKAKGLIDRVGQVKDVQDAMLSRAGKGAKLMGFDDYASRSKRPASKSGPTIAVVSAEGAIMTGSGDGGSPFGGDSTIYSDQVAKALYDAIDDKDVKAIVFRVSSPGGSDTASEQILAAVKAARKANKPIVVSMGTYAASGGYWISSGASAIVAEPTTLTGSIGVFGGKFALGEALSRFGVDVKQVHVGSDYSGAFGTGQEFTPDQRAKFSAWMDRIYAGFVGRVAEGRKLPVERVREIAKGRVWTGVQAKQLGLVDELGGFYEAVDKAKSLAGIKGEVKLKKIGGSNSPFEALEKVLGVSETSVRTLAASAWLLGDPRSQTIMDEMAKARLRSTPSGASVMADTPIH from the coding sequence ATGAAGCAGTTTCTCATGACCGTGGCCGGCGTTTTCGTCGGCTTGGTGTTGTTCCTGGTCGGCGTCCCCTTTCTTCTGATCGTCATGGCGGCCAGCGCCGCTCGTCCCGCTCCGGTTCCCACGCACACCGTGCTGCAGCTGGACCTGCGCGGCGGCCTGCCCGACCAGGATTCGCAGAATCCGTTCGCGGCCTTCGGCGGCGGCGGCGGACAGTCGGTGATGTCGATCATCGAGACGCTGCGCCGCGCCGAGACCGACGACAAGGTCGAGGCGGTGCTGGTGCGCCTGCCCGAAGGCGGCATGGCCCCGGCCTCGGCCGACGAGCTGCGCCTGGCCTTCAAGCACTTCCGCTCGGTGGGCAAGAAGCCGATCTTCGCGCACAGCCAGGGGCTCTATCCCTCGGGCCTGGTCACCTCGACCTATATGCTGGGTTCGGCGGCCAGCGAGTTCTGGATGCAGCCCGAAAGCTCGCTGCAGGCCGTCGGCGCGTCCAGCGAGGAGATGTTCTTCAAGCGCTTCTTCGACAAGTACGGCGTCAAGGCCGACTACGAGCAGCGCTATGAGTATAAGAACGCGGTCAATCCGTATCTCTACAGCGACTATACGCCGGCGCACCGGGAATCGGCGCTGTCGTGGATGGGCTCGGTCTATACGACGGCCCTGACGACGGCGGCCCAGGACCGCAAGATCGAACCGGCCGCCCTGATCAAGGCGATCGAGGCGGGTCCCTACAGCGCCGAGGAAGCCAAGGCCAAGGGCCTGATCGACCGCGTCGGCCAGGTCAAGGACGTGCAGGACGCCATGCTGTCGCGCGCCGGCAAGGGCGCCAAGCTGATGGGCTTCGACGACTACGCTTCGCGATCCAAGCGGCCGGCGTCCAAGTCGGGCCCGACCATCGCGGTGGTCTCGGCCGAGGGCGCGATCATGACCGGCAGCGGCGACGGCGGCTCGCCGTTCGGCGGCGACAGCACGATCTATTCCGACCAGGTGGCCAAGGCCCTGTACGACGCCATCGACGACAAGGACGTCAAGGCGATCGTCTTCCGCGTCTCCTCGCCCGGCGGGTCGGACACGGCCTCGGAGCAGATCCTGGCCGCCGTGAAGGCCGCCAGGAAGGCCAACAAGCCGATCGTGGTCAGCATGGGCACCTATGCGGCCTCGGGCGGCTATTGGATCAGCTCGGGCGCTTCGGCGATCGTCGCCGAGCCCACCACCCTGACCGGCTCGATCGGCGTGTTCGGCGGCAAGTTCGCCCTGGGCGAGGCCCTGTCGCGGTTCGGCGTCGACGTGAAGCAGGTGCATGTCGGGAGCGACTATTCCGGCGCGTTCGGCACGGGCCAGGAATTCACCCCCGACCAGCGGGCCAAGTTCTCGGCCTGGATGGACCGCATCTACGCCGGCTTCGTCGGCCGCGTCGCCGAGGGCCGCAAGCTGCCAGTCGAGCGCGTCCGCGAGATCGCCAAGGGCCGGGTCTGGACCGGCGTCCAGGCCAAGCAGCTGGGCCTGGTGGACGAGCTGGGCGGCTTCTACGAGGCCGTCGACAAGGCCAAGAGCCTGGCCGGCATCAAGGGCGAGGTGAAGCTCAAGAAGATCGGCGGCTCCAACTCGCCGTTCGAGGCCCTGGAGAAGGTGCTGGGCGTCAGCGAGACCTCGGTGCGCACCCTGGCCGCCTCGGCCTGGCTGCTGGGCGATCCGCGCTCGCAGACGATCATGGACGAGATGGCCAAGGCCCGGCTGCGCTCGACCCCCAGCGGGGCCTCGGTGATGGCCGATACGCCGATCCACTAG
- a CDS encoding MucR family transcriptional regulator has protein sequence MEDKATLIELTAEIVANYVANNSTSVSDLPALIRATHDALAGIGSPEAAPVETVTKATPAQIRRSITPDALISFEDGKPYKTLKRHLTTHGMTVAEYKAKWGLPNDYPTTAPAYSEARSAMAKALGLGQGGRKAKAPRGRKG, from the coding sequence GTGGAAGACAAAGCTACCCTGATCGAGCTCACCGCCGAGATCGTCGCCAACTACGTGGCCAATAACAGCACGTCGGTTTCCGATCTGCCGGCTCTGATCCGGGCGACTCACGACGCTCTGGCCGGTATTGGCTCTCCGGAAGCGGCTCCCGTCGAAACGGTTACGAAGGCTACGCCGGCTCAGATCCGTCGCAGCATTACGCCGGACGCGCTGATCAGCTTCGAGGACGGCAAGCCCTACAAGACGCTGAAGCGCCACCTGACCACGCACGGCATGACCGTCGCCGAATACAAGGCCAAGTGGGGCCTGCCCAACGACTATCCCACCACCGCTCCGGCCTATAGCGAAGCGCGCTCGGCCATGGCCAAGGCCCTGGGCCTGGGTCAAGGCGGCCGCAAGGCCAAGGCCCCGCGCGGCCGCAAGGGCTGA